One segment of Carya illinoinensis cultivar Pawnee chromosome 13, C.illinoinensisPawnee_v1, whole genome shotgun sequence DNA contains the following:
- the LOC122292043 gene encoding outer envelope protein 61, which produces MFNGMMDPEMIRLAQEQMSRMSPAELARIQQQMMANPDLMRMASESMKDMRPEDFKIAAEQLKHTRPEEMAEIGQKMANASPEEMAAMRARADAQITYELNAAEMLKQKGNELHGLGRFDDALQKYLLAKKNLQGIPSSKGRTLLLACSLNLMSCYLKTRQYGECIREGSEVLAYDTKNVKALYRRGQAYKELGQLEDAISDLSKALEVSPDETISDVLRDAKERLSEEGGGHLPRGLVIEEITEDVDAAIPGNDKRSSTENLTVQSELNNCSKNQSAVNNRGITTNSEALHALKDDSEAIRSFQNFISNTDPDTLAALNPGKSGEIPPEMIKTASNMIGKMSPEELQKMLDLASSFQGETPNFVRGSSEMDFNNFKPGSVPPDVTPDMLKTASDMMSKMSPGDLQNMFEMASSFRGKDSAPMATAVNGSSSGPKSLGGQKNPLENRSSAVGESSSARGVFSDSINTSRSSFPTSTSDLQEQMRNQMKDPAMQQMFTSMIKNMSPDMMANMSEQFGLKLSREDAAKAQAAMSSLSPEDLDRMMHWADRIQRGVECAKKTKNWLLGRPGLILAICMLILAMILHRLGYIGG; this is translated from the exons ATGTTTAACGGAATGATGGATccggagatgataaggctggctCAGGAGCAGATGAGTCGGATGTCACCCGCCGAGCTTGCTCGGATCCAACAGCAG ATGATGGCCAATCCGGACTTGATGAGGATGGCCTCTGAAAGCATGAAGGACATGAGACCTGAAGATTTTAAAATAGCTGCAGAACAGTTGAAGCATACCCGTCCGGAGGAGATGGCTGAGATTGGTCAGAAGATGGCCAATGCATCACCTGAAGAGATGGCAGCTATGCGTGCCCGTGCTGATGCCCAGATCACCTATGAATTGAATGCCGCTGAGATGCTAAAGCAAAAG GGTAATGAGCTTCACGGACTGGGAAGGTTTGACGATGCCTTGCAGAAATATTTACTT GCAAAGAAAAATCTGCAAGGCATTCCATCCTCCAAAGGCAGAACACTATTATTGGCATGCTCACTCAACTTGATGTCGTGTTACTTGAAAACAAGGCAGTATGGTGAGTGCATAAGAGAAGGCTCGGAG GTTTTGGCATATGATACAAAGAATGTCAAAGCTCTATACCGAAGAGGTCAAGCATACAAAGAACTTGGTCAATTAGAA GATGCCATATCTGATTTGAGCAAGGCACTTGAAGTTTCCCCCGATGAAACCATTTCAGATGTTTTAAG GGATGCCAAGGAAAGATTGTCCGAAGAAGGTGGTGGGCATTTGCCGAGAG gATTAGTAATTGAAGAAATAACTGAAGATGTTGATGCTGCAATTCCTGGGAATGATAAAAGGTCAAGCACAGAAAATTTGACGGTGCAATCAGAGCTAAATAACTGTTCTAAGAATCAAAGTGCAGTTAACAATAGGGGTATCACGACAAATTCTGAGGCTTTGCATGCTTTGAAAGATGACTCGGAAGCTATAAG ATCGTTCCAGAATTTCATTTCAAATACCGATCCAGACACACTGGCTGCTTTGAATCCTGGAAAATCTGGGGAGATACCTCCCGAAATGATTAAGACTGCTTCAAATATGATTGGCAAGATGTCACCAGAAGAACTTCAGAAAATGCTTGACTTGGCTTCATCATTTCAGGGGGAGACCCCAAATTTTGTTCGAGGTTCATCTGAAATGGATTTTAACAACTTTAAACCTGGGTCAGTTCCTCCTGATGTGACACCGGATATGCTTAAAACAGCAAGTGATATGATGAGCAAAATGTCACCAGGGGACCTGCAGAATATGTTTGAAATGGCATCCTCTTTCAGAGGGAAAGACTCAGCTCCAATGGCAACAGCTGTAAATGGTTCATCTAGCGGGCCAAAATCTTTGGGAGGCCAGAAAAATCCTCTAGAAAATAGGAGCAGTGCTGTGGGTGAATCTAGTTCAGCTCGTGGTGTATTTTCAGACTCAATAAATACTTCTCGGTCAAGTTTCCCAACCTCAACTTCTGATTTGCAAGAGCAGATGAGAAACCAAATGAAAGATCCAGCAATGCAGCAG ATGTTTACATCAATGATTAAGAACATGAGCCCCGATATGATGGCAAACATGAGCGAACAATTCGGTTTGAAGCTTTCTCGTGAAGATGCAGCAAAAGCTCAAGCAGCCATGTCATCATTATCACCAGAGGACTTGGATAGAATG ATGCATTGGGCTGATAGGATTCAAAGGGGGGTGGAATGTGCAAAGAAGACAAAGAATTGGCTGCTGGGAAGGCCTGGATTGATTTTGGCTATATGCATGCTCATTTTAGCAATGATCCTTCATCGGTTGGGATACATTGGTGGCTAG